A section of the Mesorhizobium loti genome encodes:
- a CDS encoding host attachment protein, producing the protein MGTIKLKHGIWIMVADGEKALFLKNIGDNKFPNLEVVQMMEQDNPPTREQGTDSPGRYNDGPSVHRSAVEETDWHRIGKERFADDIAARLYKLSHGGAFDEIVLVAPPMVLGTMRKKLHKEVEGKVTAEIPKTLTNHAIFEIEALLRAA; encoded by the coding sequence ATGGGCACGATCAAGCTGAAGCACGGCATCTGGATCATGGTGGCCGATGGCGAAAAAGCGCTCTTCCTCAAGAATATCGGCGACAACAAGTTTCCCAACCTGGAGGTCGTGCAGATGATGGAGCAGGACAATCCGCCTACCCGCGAACAAGGGACCGACAGTCCAGGCCGGTACAATGACGGCCCGTCCGTGCATCGCAGCGCCGTCGAGGAGACGGACTGGCATCGGATTGGCAAGGAGCGCTTCGCCGATGACATTGCCGCCCGGCTCTACAAGCTCTCGCATGGCGGGGCGTTCGACGAGATCGTCCTTGTCGCACCGCCAATGGTGCTCGGGACCATGCGCAAGAAATTGCACAAGGAGGTCGAGGGCAAAGTGACCGCCGAAATTCCCAAGACGCTGACCAACCACGCCATATTCGAGATCGAGGCCTTGCTGCGGGCCGCCTGA
- the cysG gene encoding siroheme synthase CysG, which translates to MPQANAKLNAFPVFVRVEGEAVAIVGGGEEALAKARLIGQSSAVLRIITENAEPELLAFIAQSGASHVAAAYDASQLDGAVMVFAASGDETLDRRVAADARKLGIPVNAVDRPELCDFFTPALVNRAPVAIAIGTEGAGPVLAQMLRGRIDQMLSPSLGSLATLAASLRGAAETLLPKGNARRRFWSSFFQGAPAHAVEAGQLSRAHDAAVDLLLSNAPASGHIALVGAGPGAEDLLTLRAHRLLMEADVIVHDALVPEAVVAMGRRDAERLGVGKRKGCHTKSQAEINALLVELGRQGKRVVRLKSGDPLVFGRAGEEMAALRDAGIAYEVVPGVTAAFAAAADFELPLTLRGVSSSMVFTTGHDLKGNSLPDWAKLAISGATVAVYMGRSVAAEVAGRLIEAGLSPDTAVAVVENASLANRRRFHGTLADLPSLEARGDLSGPVMTIIGDAVAGANFERSEPLAAHRHEDLGHESAATAATERVQP; encoded by the coding sequence ATGCCGCAGGCCAATGCCAAGCTCAATGCCTTCCCCGTCTTCGTGCGGGTCGAGGGCGAAGCCGTGGCCATCGTCGGCGGCGGTGAGGAGGCCTTGGCCAAAGCACGGCTGATCGGACAGTCGAGCGCAGTCTTGCGCATCATCACCGAGAACGCCGAGCCGGAACTGCTTGCCTTCATCGCTCAGTCCGGCGCCAGCCATGTCGCGGCGGCTTACGATGCCTCGCAGCTCGACGGCGCGGTCATGGTGTTTGCCGCCAGCGGCGACGAGACGCTCGACCGCCGCGTCGCCGCCGACGCGCGCAAACTGGGCATTCCTGTCAATGCCGTCGATCGGCCGGAGCTCTGCGATTTCTTCACCCCGGCCCTGGTCAACCGCGCGCCGGTCGCCATCGCCATCGGCACCGAGGGTGCGGGCCCGGTGCTGGCCCAGATGCTGCGTGGCCGCATCGACCAGATGCTGTCGCCGTCGCTTGGATCGCTGGCGACGCTTGCCGCTTCACTGCGTGGCGCCGCCGAGACATTGCTGCCGAAAGGCAATGCCCGCCGCCGCTTCTGGAGCAGTTTTTTCCAGGGTGCGCCTGCCCATGCGGTGGAAGCCGGCCAGCTGTCGCGGGCGCATGACGCCGCCGTGGATCTTCTGTTGTCGAACGCGCCGGCTTCGGGTCACATCGCCCTGGTGGGCGCCGGTCCGGGCGCCGAGGACCTTCTGACGCTGCGGGCGCACCGCCTGCTGATGGAGGCCGACGTCATCGTCCATGACGCGCTGGTGCCGGAGGCGGTGGTTGCGATGGGCCGCCGCGATGCCGAGCGCTTGGGCGTCGGCAAGCGCAAGGGCTGCCACACCAAGAGCCAGGCCGAAATCAATGCGCTGCTGGTCGAACTTGGCCGGCAGGGCAAGCGTGTCGTGCGGCTGAAGTCGGGCGATCCGCTGGTCTTCGGCCGGGCCGGCGAGGAAATGGCGGCGCTGCGCGATGCCGGCATCGCCTATGAGGTGGTTCCCGGTGTCACCGCCGCCTTTGCCGCCGCCGCCGATTTCGAACTGCCGCTCACCTTGCGCGGGGTGTCCTCGTCGATGGTGTTCACCACCGGCCACGACCTCAAGGGCAATTCGCTGCCCGACTGGGCCAAGCTTGCGATTTCCGGCGCCACCGTTGCCGTCTATATGGGCCGCTCGGTCGCGGCCGAAGTCGCCGGCCGCCTGATCGAGGCCGGTCTGTCGCCGGACACGGCGGTCGCCGTGGTCGAGAATGCCAGCCTTGCCAATCGGCGCCGGTTCCACGGCACGCTGGCCGACCTGCCGTCGCTGGAAGCGCGCGGCGATCTTTCCGGGCCGGTCATGACCATTATCGGCGATGCCGTCGCCGGCGCCAATTTCGAACGGTCCGAGCCGCTCGCGGCACACAGGCACGAAGATTTGGGGCACGAAAGTGCGGCAACAGCCGCCACCGAGAGAGTTCAGCCATGA
- a CDS encoding DUF2849 domain-containing protein: MKILTANRLTDGIAVWYADGRWAETVRHADLAHDKAAEDRLEAIGAKAYADNEVVDVNLIDADVVDGVVEPVRLREKIRAAGPTIRGDLGKQAERAA, translated from the coding sequence ATGAAGATACTGACCGCCAACCGCCTGACCGATGGCATCGCCGTCTGGTATGCCGATGGCCGCTGGGCCGAGACGGTGCGCCACGCCGACCTTGCCCATGACAAGGCGGCCGAGGACCGCCTGGAGGCGATCGGCGCCAAGGCCTATGCCGACAATGAAGTGGTCGACGTCAATCTGATCGACGCGGACGTCGTCGACGGCGTGGTCGAGCCGGTGCGATTGCGCGAGAAGATCCGCGCCGCCGGGCCGACCATTCGCGGCGATCTCGGCAAGCAGGCCGAGCGGGCCGCATAG